CGGTGACCGGCCACACGGCCGCGCAGGACAACTGCACGTGTCCCACCAACAAGATGACCGTGTGCAGCCCCGACGGCCCCGGCGGCCGCTGCCAGTGCCGCGCGCTGGGCTCGGGCGTGGCGGTCGACTGCTCCACGCTGACAGCCAAGTGTCTGCTGCTCAAGGCGCGCATGAGCGCCCCCAAGAACGCCCGCACGCTGGTGCGGCCGAGTGAGCACGCGCTCGTGGACAACGATGGCCTCTACGACCCCGACTGCGACCCCGAGGGCCGCTTCAAGGCGCGCCAGTGCAACCAGACGTCGGTGTGCTGGTGCGTGAACTCGGTGGGCGTGCGCCGCACCGACAAGGGGGACCTGAGCCTGCGCTGCGATGAGCTGGTTCGCACCCACCACATCCTCATTGACCTGCGCCACCGCCCCACCGCCGGCGCCTTCAACCACTCGGACCTGGACGCCGAGCTGAGGCGGCTCTTCCGCGAGCGCTATCGGCTGCACCCCAAGTTCGTGGCGGCCGTGCACTACGAGCAGCCCACCATCCAGATCGAGCTGCGGCAGAACACGTCGCAGAAGGCCGCCGGTGACGTGGACATCGGCGATGCCGCCTACTACTTCGAGAGGGACATCAAGGGCGAGTCTCTATTCCAGGGCCGCGGCGGCCTGGACTTGCGCGTGCGCGGAGAACCCCTGCAGGTGGAGCGCACGCTCATCTATTACCTGGACGAGATCCCCCCGAAGTTCTCCATGAAGCGCCTCACCGCCGGCCTCATCGCCGTCATCGTGGTGGTCGTGGTGGCCCTCGTCGCCGGCATGGCCGTCCTGGTGATCACCAACCGGAGAAAGTCGGGGAAGTACAAGAAGGTGGAGATCAAGGAACTGGGGGAGTTGAGAAAGGAACCGAGCTTGTAGGTATCCGGCGGGGCAGGGGATGGGGTGGGCTACCGGATTTCGGTATCGTCCCAGACCCAAGTGAGTCACGCTTCCTGATTCTCGGCGCAAAGGAGACGTTTATCCTTTCAAATTCCTGCCTTCCCCCTCCCTTTTGCGCACACACCAGGTTTAATAGATCCTGGCCTCAGGGTTGCCTTTCTTTCTCACTTCTGTCTTGAAGGAAGCATTTCTAAAACGTATCCCCTTTCGGTCCAACAACAAGAAACCTGACTGGGGCAGTGAAGGAAGGGACGGCACAGCGTTATGTGTAAAAAACAAGTATCCGTATGACAACCCGGGATCGTTTGCAAGTAACTGAATCCATTGCAACATTGTGAAGGCTTAAATGAGTTTAGATGGGAAATAGCGTTGTTATCGCCTTGGGTTTAAATTATTTGATGAGTTCCACTTGTATCATGGCCTACccgaggagaagagaggagtttGTTAATTGGGCCTATGTAGTAGCCTCATTTACCCTCGTTTGTATTACTGACCACATATGCTTGTCACCAGGAAAGAAGCCTGTTTCAGCTGCCTGAACGCAGTTTAGATGTCTTTGAGGACAGACACTGCCCGGAAACTCAGTCTTTATTTATTCTTCAGCTTGCCCTTACCACTGATATTGGTAATGttcttttttgtaaaatgtttgTACATATGTTGTCTTCGATAATGttgctgtgatttttttaataaaacatgaatttaataaaatatgggaAAGGCACAAACCAAAAGTTGGTATTTGTGAAAAGTCCCTCCAGATTTCTATCACTTTGGTCTTCTCTAATTTCCCAagacttgtattttttttatttcaaattataacacttttttttccccaaaagtggGCGTTTCATGTTGCTACTCTGGTGTGTCCTAAGATATCCTAACTGGCCAGTGTAAATGCTATTCTTTCTAAATAAGATTATTTGGAAACTTCCTTCAAACTGCAGGAGGGTGAGCATGAGGGAGGAAGCTAAAACTGGCTGCTTTCATGAAAAACAGTGCCAGTCTTTGGTCATCTCTAAACAAGGCTTATCACCAATGGAGACAGAAAACTCTAGTTCAAGAGCTGTATCTCCTTTGAATCCCAGCCCTACTTTGAAATAGGTGGTACTATTTCCATTTAGCCTTTGAGCAAATCACTTAATCTCAAAGCGTTGTGGCTCTAAGATTAAATGACTTTCCCACATAATTAGAGCCAGTCTGCAGTGGGCCCTATGCTTTTGCTGGGTGTGCACAGGTTGTTTTCCTAAGACTTttacttattatatatatatattttgagatggagtcttgctctgttgtccaggctgcagggcagtggagtgagctcagctcactgcaacctccatctcctgggttcaagcgattctcctacctcagcctcctgagtaactgggattacaggtgcccaccactacgcctgactaatttttgcatttttagtagagatggggtttcaccatgttggccaggctggtcttgaactcctgccctcaggcgatccacctgcctcggcctcctaaagtgctggtatcacaagtgtgagccactgtacccagcgaTTTTTACTATTAATGTGCTTTAAAGATGTGTTTTACCTATTAGCTGTAAAAACTAGCCACTTGTCCCTCTTACACTTATCTCTTCCTTTTCACTCATTCACATTCATTTATGTGTGTGGCTGTGGGGTAGCCCACAAGTAAACAAGTTACTACAGTAACTGAGAAACTGACACAACACTAGGTGTGTACAAAGGAGGGAGTGGTTGGTATATCACATATTCAGCAACAGCTAAGCTAGATCCAGGACTGCAGTTTCTTCCCCTGGAATTCACTTCATGCCCCTCCTCCCATCCTGTTTCTACAGTCTATGAGGACCTCCCAAGACTGAAACACCAGTAGGAATTGGGGAGAGATAGCTCTCAGCCACTGGCTTCTCAACTTAGGGCTGTGGCTGCTATGCGCTGGTGGAGTGGATACTGTGGGATTGCCAGAGATCTCAAAGTCTGCTGCCACTCACCAAGGGAGAAACTCCCTCCAGGCTCCAGACTTCCTTCCAGGATCAAATAAGACTTACCAAGGGGAGAGGGTGGATGTGAGCAGGCTCTCCCACAGTAGGAAGGATGGCCAAAATACCTGTAGAACTGGCTCTCTAACAATGAGAGTGAGACTCCCCACTCTAGGTCTTGCTGGGTGCTTTCCACTTCTGAGTCACTGAAGTGCTTTGATGGAAGTGATATTGGTGATCACCTGTGACCTAACCCCGCATTTCACACGTGAAAAGAGCAAGTGAATTCTCAAGATTAATGTTTCTGTAGCACAGCTGGAACTAGAAAGCCTCATTGTTTCAAGAGTCACTTTTAAAAACTCACTTGTCTGCctggaaaataaataaaggatccAGTGGGCAACTGAACAAAGGAGGCTCCCTGAAAAAGCCCATTCCTCCATCAGAATGTTGCTTCTGGATGATATTTagatttctgcattaattcaggACTGTGACTTCTTACActttataacatttataatttgcaaagcattttcacatataATCTTCTTTGAACCATTGACTTACTGGAAGTAACCCAAATATTGACAAACCTGAGGTCAAATCTTATTCCTTTGGGCCACGAAGTCACTTACCTCCCCTGTTTCCTCATTAGTTAAATGAAACTATAAATCCCTCTCTCACTGTTgtgattaaatgaggtaattgaTATGAGTGTCTGAAACAATCTGGTGCTTAGTGAaagtttcatgtattttaaattgtttagaTTACATCCATGTCACATGTCAGCAAACTGAGATTTGAAAGACATTGAGTAAACTCATGAACACACACCCTGCATATACCAGATCTGGGGCTTGGGACTTTTGCCTTGTGTAGCTAAGATTTTTACTATTAATGTGCTTCAAAGACGTGTTTTACCTATTAGCTGTAAAAACTAGCCACATGTCTCTGTTAtacttatttcttccttttcctgatGGGTACCCAGCAGGTTAAGATGCCTTTTTTTTACTCACTTCTTCCAAGGAAGAGCCCCCTCATGCTTCTGTTTTGA
The DNA window shown above is from Symphalangus syndactylus isolate Jambi chromosome 19, NHGRI_mSymSyn1-v2.1_pri, whole genome shotgun sequence and carries:
- the TACSTD2 gene encoding tumor-associated calcium signal transducer 2; the protein is MARGPGLAPPPLRLPLLLLVLAAVTGHTAAQDNCTCPTNKMTVCSPDGPGGRCQCRALGSGVAVDCSTLTAKCLLLKARMSAPKNARTLVRPSEHALVDNDGLYDPDCDPEGRFKARQCNQTSVCWCVNSVGVRRTDKGDLSLRCDELVRTHHILIDLRHRPTAGAFNHSDLDAELRRLFRERYRLHPKFVAAVHYEQPTIQIELRQNTSQKAAGDVDIGDAAYYFERDIKGESLFQGRGGLDLRVRGEPLQVERTLIYYLDEIPPKFSMKRLTAGLIAVIVVVVVALVAGMAVLVITNRRKSGKYKKVEIKELGELRKEPSL